The window taaattcatttctttttttttttttgtaggggaTGATATGAGGTCATAGGATAATATATATAATCGCTGATTACAGAATTAGAAGAAGCAAGTTGCAGGCAACTGCTCTAACACTGGACTCTACCCCCGAGAAGGAGCAAGTTGGAAGAAGCTAAGAAGGAGACTTCTATCTCCTGCCAATCATGTATAAGCTGGTCTCCTGCTGTTTGCTTTTCATAGGATCCTTAAATCCGCTCCTGTCTCTTCCTGTCCTtgactccaggcaagagtccctACAGCTCTTAggtaagatgattttttttcccttatgttaGTCTTGAACACGTCTTCAAGGGTCTTAAATACAAAgttaaagatgaaaatgaaaattctctCTTAAAGGAGTCTTGTTAATAGTCCCAGCTATGAAAAGAATTCTGAGGATTCTTAAGGCATGTCTCAGAGTCAAGAATGGATacagttttttcctttctaaaatataaaagtagaagGGGAACATTGCTTATTTAACGTGACTTCTGTAATTCTGAGTTATTTTGGtcagtcttttttttctgttttgaaaatggcACTAAATTTAAAACACCATTGcttttagtctttattttaagTGAACTGGTTGAATGCAGAACTGGTTGTTCCAATTATAGATTAAAGTATTTTGATTTTATCTTATATTATTTTAAGTTAAAAGGCAATCATCTGACATgtgttacatgaaaaaaaaatgttttttaaaatataaaaaagtaacCAGCTGGGACTAGAGTAGACACAGATTTCCAAgttcatttatcttttccttctggtttatgtttcattcagttcaattctaagttgaattttttaaagtgtatcaATCAAGGAGATACTTATTGTGCTTTTAGCTCTTCATTTAACTTAAGAAATGAAAaggttggggaaaaaaagaaaagaaaaagttgatgTTTGGGGATTGTGTTCATAAACATTTTAACTGGATTTTAACTTGTCTTTAATTGTGGATACttttagacatttttttaaataaaggaaataaaactctGGTAAGCCagtaattttataatttctagtCCATAAGTTTCTCCCAAGCAGCTTTCTGATAATAGTCAAGCACTAATTCATGCACTATTAATCACTTTCCAGAGTCACTGAACTCAGAAGTGGCAGTCATCTTAATGGTTAAAATGAGCATTAACTTTATCGAAtctctgctatttaaaaaaaaaaaaaactttgaaaagcaTAAGGTGAAACGAAGAATGAATATTCAGATATTACTGACATCCTCAAAAAATTACATGTcattattatgattttttaaaaacttgagtgAGTGTAGCATCCCCTTTCCAGTTCTTAATAGGTGGCAGCTTATCTTAGCATTTTTGCCTGAATTTTTTCCTACTTACTTGTTTCTCCATAAAtgatccttccctggtggctgagcaatgcaagagactctggttcaatccctgggttgggaaggtcccctggagaaataaatggcaacctgctccagtattcttgcttgaaaaattccatggacagaggagtctggcgggtggcagaaaaatcggacatgacttggcaactgtaaacaaacaacaacaaaacaaatgatCCTTCATGACAAAAATATTGATATGTAGCCAAACTTTGTAGACTTTCATTAACATTCTTCAGAAGTACCATGAAGCCTTCATGATGGCTTGCTTTTTATTCTGCAATCAACGTTGGAGCTGAGGGTTTGAAAGCGTTAGTGAAGCAGGCACTCCCTGCCTCACTGCTTTTACAGGACTCCCTGGGGGCTCTGATCCCCGCAAGGCAGAAACCGGCCAAGAGAACAATCTGGGCCCAGTATCACTCACCAGCCCTCACACTCACCTTTCGCACACCTGACACAAACTTACCATGCATCTTCTATGCTACCAAGCTGACCAAATTACAGGCTGAAAATGTTGCTATCAGCTTCTTCAAAGAATATTGTAAAGCTGACTTGTTTCTGATCATTGTATCTAAATCTTAGAGGCCAGAGAAGAGGTGCTGTTATCCTATCTGCTTTAGGTGtgagtgagtcgctcagttgtgtccagctgtttgtcaTCACCACGGatcttagcccaccaggctcctctgcccatggggttctccaggcaagaatactggagtggtcaccattcccttctccaggggatcttcctgacccaggaatcaagcctgggtcttctgcattgcaggcagattctttattgtctgaaccaccaggtcgGAAGAACATAAACAAGCCCGTCTTTTAGAAAACCACTCCTTTACTGTTCCTCTCACTCCAATTTTGCCACCCCTCTAtctaaaagcaaaaggcaaatgaTAGCAGTAGGTAAACAGAGACGAAGAAGAATCACTTTGTAAGTGGAAATGTTTTTTCACTGATTCTGTGGCTCAGcccaatccttttttttttttaatttttaacatttttaatttctttactttttggatcatgtgggatcttagttccctgaccaggcattgaacccacacaccctgcagtggaagtgcgaagtcttaaccactggaccaccaggggagtcccagccCTACCTTCTTATTCAGGGTAGTGAGCGTCCAGCAAGGCTGTGCAGGCAGGAGTCAGGATGAGACCCATGCCTCATGATTTCCTGTTCTGCTGGCTTGCAAATTGGACTGTAGCGTTCCCACTTCTCTGTTAAAATACTGCTAATGACAAACCATGAACTCAGTATTTGAAATCTGTCTAGTATTAGCTTCCTGTTCCTGGTGCATGCTCATgctcaggcactcagttgtgtcccactctttgcgaccccatgagcctcctctgtccatgggatttcccaggcaacaatactggagtgggttgccatttcctcctccaggggatcttctcaacccagggattgaacctgtttctcccgcattacaggcaaattcttaaccactgagccacctgggaggcccctccCTGTCCCTGGTACCTCCCTAAAGACAATGgggaacacaactgaagcaggaGCTGTCACTAACATCAATCATTGCTCTGTGTAGCACCTGAAGATGTCAGATCAACTCTGGATGAGCTGGAAAGAGCGTCTCTTCTGCAGATGCTGCCAGAGATGTCAGGCGCAGAGACAGCAGAGGGTCTTAGGAACACAGGTAAAATGACTCGTGTTTACAGGCTGTCTGATTTCTTTGCTACTGAATTTATTGTGAGTGATCACTCTCCCCTCCTGCATACAgtcttcctctgccatcttctgtCTCCTTCTTCTCAGCAACTCCTTGCAAGCATCCTTCTCTGCTTGGCCCCTCAGCATATTCATTCTCTGTATGATTTGGGGGGTGGGAGGcaaggggagggaagaagagcATTATCCCAGTTTTCAATAAGTACAGTTTATAATGCTGGCTTCCCACTTAGGTGAGTTAATCTATCTGTATCTCAAATTCTTAAACCAGTACACAggaatgattaaaaaacaaaattcccaTCGCATGGGGTTATTGAGAAGATTCAATGAGGAAATGCAAGTAAAATGTTCATCACAAACACAAAATAACCCATAAAATGTCAGCCTTTACTGTTTTCTCAGTGACAGCATTCCTCCTAGCACAGATACAAATGCTCAGAACATTCTGGAGTCCTTTAATAGATTTGGTTTTGTAGAAAGAGATTCATTTGTAATAAAGTATTGTTGACAGACTACTGAACTGCTACGTCACTGAGGAAGGTGCAGTGCCCTGTGAACTCTGGGGGCTAAAGAGCCAGGTGCTTGCCCATCCTCCATCAAATAAATATCACTGCGGTGTGAAGGAAGGAAAACCAGAAACTAGACATGATTTAGTAATATTctattttgtgtgttttaaataagacaaagataaaatggaaataatagatCTGATGATGAATGGTTTCAAAATACTGTTTTCCAGATCCCATTACCAACATTTTTTACCCAAGAGGAAACATGAGAAAGGTAAGTAGGTCCTATGTGAGAGTTAGGTTAAAAAAGGTGAAGATTTCTATGCCTTGACTTTAGAGGAGCCTCAATACGAACCAGTCAAGCCTTGTCAGTACAAATCTTAACACCCAGTATTATTtcaaagcattatttttttttccaaattttgatCCATGTAAAATGGGGATACAACAAGAACTTACCTAGTGTTCATCTCTGATAAATGATCATAACAAGTTTTAGAGAATCCAAAATAGATAAAGGCCTTGCCCTCAAGTCTGTCATCCACTTGTGCTGTGTCACTGATTATCTTCACTGGGTCCAAGGAGCAGCAGTACTGGCGTCACGTGGAAGCTTGTGAGAAATGCAGACTCACCCCACCCCTCAGCACCTACTGAATCAACATCTGCATCTGAACAGGATTCCCCCACGTGGTTTGTATGCACAGtaaagtttgaaaagcactgtCATATAATATCTAAATGGAAGAAAGACAGGGTCAAAACACTGAGAGGGAATATGTGTGGTAAAGGAGAATATGAAGGAGATAATTTTGGGGGCAGAAGACAGACTATGGTAGGACAtgattaatgaaaatattaaatggttaGAAATGGTGCACAATTAATGGAGGACCTTAACTGCTAAAAGAGAAATCTGTTTTGATCATTATCAACCCCTCAAACTAAACTGAGCTCAGTtattcagtaatgtctgactctttggaaccccatgagctgtagcctgccaggctagtctgtccatgggatttcccaggcaagaatactggagtggggtaccatttcctttccagagaatcttcctggcctaaggatcaaacctgcaccacTTGTGTTTCCTGGACTGgcaagtgaatttttt is drawn from Bubalus kerabau isolate K-KA32 ecotype Philippines breed swamp buffalo chromosome 5, PCC_UOA_SB_1v2, whole genome shotgun sequence and contains these coding sequences:
- the UTS2 gene encoding urotensin-2; translation: MYKLVSCCLLFIGSLNPLLSLPVLDSRQESLQLLAPEDVRSTLDELERASLLQMLPEMSGAETAEGLRNTDPITNIFYPRGNMRKVFSGQDPKLFLSDLLSRIRKQSKKRGPSSECFWKYCV